A window of the Thermus thermamylovorans genome harbors these coding sequences:
- a CDS encoding PhoH family protein, whose amino-acid sequence MARGSEEAQRLLIPLRPEETLAFLGHADRHLKRLRALFREAYGDRLRLVVRGDQVELSGDKEAVEVGERVVRDLLALLRQGAELDDPTLEQAVALAQGGEGLYRATTPETELALPGRLRPKTPGQRRYVEAIAQHDITFGVGPAGTGKTYLAVAMAVSHLRARKVKRIVLTRPAVEAGEKLGFLPGDIQAKVDPYLRPLYDALFDMIDAERFEHYLQSGIIEVAPLAFMRGRTLNDAFIILDEAQNTTPEQMKMFLTRMGFSSKMVITGDITQIDLPKHQRSGLIEATRILKGIEGIAFIYFRESDVVRHPLVARIIKAYEEAEGGSHRGP is encoded by the coding sequence ATGGCACGAGGTTCTGAAGAGGCCCAAAGGCTTTTGATCCCCCTCCGACCCGAGGAAACCCTGGCCTTCCTGGGCCACGCCGACCGCCACCTGAAGAGGCTTAGGGCCCTCTTCCGGGAGGCCTACGGGGACCGCCTGAGGCTCGTGGTGCGGGGGGACCAGGTGGAGCTCTCCGGGGACAAGGAGGCGGTGGAGGTGGGGGAACGGGTGGTGCGCGACCTCCTGGCCCTCCTCCGCCAGGGAGCGGAGCTGGACGACCCCACCCTGGAGCAGGCGGTGGCCCTGGCCCAGGGGGGGGAGGGCCTCTACCGGGCCACCACCCCGGAGACGGAGCTCGCCCTCCCCGGCCGCCTCCGGCCCAAGACCCCGGGGCAGCGGCGCTACGTGGAGGCCATCGCCCAGCACGACATTACCTTTGGCGTGGGCCCCGCGGGCACTGGCAAGACCTACCTGGCGGTGGCCATGGCCGTGAGCCACCTCCGGGCCCGGAAGGTGAAGCGCATCGTCCTCACCCGCCCCGCGGTGGAGGCCGGGGAGAAGCTGGGTTTTCTGCCCGGGGACATCCAGGCCAAGGTGGACCCCTACCTTAGGCCCCTTTACGACGCCCTCTTCGACATGATCGACGCCGAGCGCTTCGAACACTACCTACAGTCCGGTATCATCGAGGTGGCTCCCCTGGCCTTCATGCGGGGCCGCACCTTGAACGACGCCTTCATCATCCTGGATGAAGCCCAGAACACCACCCCGGAGCAGATGAAGATGTTCCTCACCCGCATGGGCTTCTCCTCCAAGATGGTCATCACCGGGGACATCACCCAGATCGATCTGCCCAAGCACCAAAGGTCGGGCCTCATCGAGGCCACCCGCATCCTCAAGGGGATCGAGGGCATCGCCTTCATCTACTTCAGGGAGTCCGATGTGGTGCGCCACCCCCTGGTGGCCCGCATCATCAAGGCCTACGAGGAGGCGGAGGGTGGTAGCCATCGCGGTCCATAA
- the lysS gene encoding lysine--tRNA ligase → MNEQTRQRLLNLEALAEAGFSPYPYRYPKTHRAAEVLEAHAGAPPEAEWEGEVALAGRLLALRRMGKVTFAHLLDESGRIQLYFQKELTPRYELLKRLDVGDLLGVKGTVFTTRTGEVTVKVLSWTPLVKSLHPLPDKWHGLKDKEVRYRQRYLDLIVSPEVREVFRRRSEMVGYIRRFFEAQGFLEVETPVLQPTTGGAEARPFRTHHHALDHEFYLRISLELYLKRLLVGGFEKVFEIGRNFRNEGIDHNHNPEFTMLEAYWAYADYGDMALLVEELLSGLARHLFGGYGVPYQGRVLNFAPPFRRISFVEALKEKAGLPFDPLDLERLRLWAEAHHPELRGVPNHKLLDKLFGIYVEPELQDPTFVFDFPLVLSPLAKRHREKPGLAERWDLYAAGMELAPCYSELNDPLDQRERFLEQARRRREGDEEAPEPDEDFLLALEYGMPPAAGLGLGLDRLAMILTDQPSLRDVLLFPLLKPRREAVQEGI, encoded by the coding sequence ATGAACGAGCAGACGCGGCAACGCCTGCTGAACCTGGAGGCCCTGGCGGAGGCGGGCTTTTCCCCCTACCCCTACCGCTACCCCAAGACCCACCGGGCGGCCGAGGTCCTGGAGGCCCACGCGGGCGCCCCCCCGGAGGCGGAGTGGGAGGGAGAGGTGGCCCTGGCGGGGCGGCTTCTGGCCCTAAGGCGCATGGGCAAGGTGACCTTCGCCCACCTCCTGGACGAAAGCGGCAGGATCCAGCTCTACTTTCAAAAGGAACTCACCCCCCGCTACGAGCTCCTGAAGCGGCTGGATGTGGGGGACCTCCTGGGGGTGAAGGGGACGGTCTTCACCACCCGGACGGGGGAGGTGACGGTCAAGGTCCTCTCCTGGACCCCTTTGGTTAAGAGCCTTCATCCCCTTCCCGACAAGTGGCACGGCCTTAAGGACAAGGAGGTCCGCTACCGCCAGCGCTACCTGGACCTCATCGTGAGCCCCGAGGTGCGGGAGGTCTTCCGCCGCCGGTCGGAGATGGTGGGCTACATCCGGCGCTTCTTCGAGGCGCAGGGGTTTTTGGAGGTGGAGACCCCCGTCCTCCAGCCCACCACCGGGGGGGCGGAGGCCCGGCCCTTCCGGACCCACCACCACGCCCTGGACCACGAGTTCTACCTGCGCATCTCCCTAGAGCTTTACCTAAAACGACTCCTGGTGGGGGGCTTCGAGAAGGTCTTCGAGATCGGGCGCAACTTCCGCAACGAGGGCATCGACCACAACCACAACCCCGAGTTCACCATGCTGGAGGCCTACTGGGCCTACGCGGACTACGGGGACATGGCCCTTTTGGTGGAGGAGCTCCTCTCCGGCCTGGCCCGCCACCTCTTCGGCGGCTACGGGGTGCCTTACCAGGGCCGGGTGCTGAACTTCGCGCCCCCCTTCCGGCGCATCTCCTTTGTGGAGGCCTTGAAAGAGAAGGCGGGCCTCCCCTTCGACCCTCTGGACCTGGAGCGCTTGCGCCTCTGGGCCGAGGCCCACCACCCTGAACTCCGGGGGGTGCCCAACCACAAGCTTCTGGACAAGCTCTTCGGCATCTACGTGGAGCCCGAGCTCCAAGACCCCACCTTCGTCTTCGATTTCCCCCTGGTCCTGAGCCCTCTGGCCAAAAGGCACCGGGAGAAGCCGGGCCTGGCGGAGCGCTGGGACCTCTACGCCGCCGGCATGGAGCTCGCCCCCTGCTACTCCGAGCTCAACGATCCCCTGGACCAAAGGGAGCGCTTCCTGGAGCAGGCCCGGCGCCGCAGGGAAGGGGACGAGGAAGCCCCCGAGCCCGACGAGGACTTCCTCCTGGCCCTGGAATACGGGATGCCCCCGGCGGCGGGCCTGGGCCTCGGCCTGGACCGCCTGGCCATGATCCTCACCGACCAGCCCTCCTTGCGGGACGTCCTTCTCTTCCCCCTCCTCAAGCCCCGGCGAGAGGCCGTGCAAGAAGGGATCTAG
- a CDS encoding IMPACT family protein, with protein MAYTLAAPVVHGEIIQKSRFLAKAAPVASEEEALAFLAAQREPEATHNCYAYKIGPLYRFSDDGEPTGTAGKPILHAIEAGGLDRVVVLVVRYFGGVKLGAGGLVRAYGGVAAGALRRAPKVPLVDLVEVRFRVPFAQVGRVRGLLRARGLLAEETYLPEGVAFALRLPEGEKAAFLRGLWDQTRGQAQVEG; from the coding sequence ATGGCCTACACCCTGGCGGCCCCGGTGGTCCATGGGGAGATCATTCAGAAAAGCCGCTTCCTCGCCAAGGCGGCCCCGGTGGCCTCGGAGGAGGAAGCCTTGGCCTTTTTGGCGGCCCAGCGGGAGCCGGAGGCCACCCACAACTGCTACGCCTACAAGATAGGCCCCCTTTACCGGTTTTCCGATGACGGCGAACCCACGGGCACCGCGGGCAAGCCCATCCTGCACGCCATCGAGGCGGGGGGACTGGACCGGGTGGTGGTCCTGGTGGTGCGCTACTTCGGGGGGGTGAAGCTGGGGGCCGGGGGCCTGGTGCGGGCCTACGGGGGGGTGGCGGCGGGGGCGTTGCGTCGGGCTCCCAAGGTGCCCTTGGTGGACCTGGTGGAGGTGCGCTTCCGGGTGCCCTTTGCCCAGGTGGGCCGGGTGCGCGGGCTTCTCAGAGCCCGCGGCCTCCTGGCGGAGGAAACCTACCTGCCGGAGGGGGTGGCTTTCGCCTTGCGCCTTCCAGAAGGGGAGAAAGCGGCTTTTCTGCGGGGCCTTTGGGACCAGACCCGGGGGCAGGCCCAGGTGGAGGGGTGA
- a CDS encoding NfeD family protein encodes MRAVKRVLALFCLLLPLAWGKTYLVPIQGEIDPALAVFVDQAVSRAEREGASGVVFLIDTPGGRVDAAIRISDRILQTPLPTLAVVQNAFSAGALIALSCRQIAMLPGSEIGAALPVVALPLQQPQPADPKVISALKGKFRAVAEARGRPAELAEAMVDPAIEVPGLSARGEPLTLSADRAVELKVADFRAGSLAEALRQAGFSLETERLEPGPRVQLARFLTSSTVAGLLLALGLLLLLLELFTPGFGVAGALGLAFLALYFAGGWLAGLSGAFELILFFLGVAFLLAEAFLFPGFGIAGALGVGAILASVYFTFGDNALMVIAIAVIALGLGLLLIFRFLPKTRPARALVLESAIAEHAAGDVVEIGALGTALTDLRPGGVARFGNKRVDVVANRGFIPKGTAIRVVDVRGPTVIVEALEE; translated from the coding sequence ATGAGGGCGGTGAAAAGGGTCCTGGCTCTTTTCTGCCTTCTCCTCCCCCTGGCCTGGGGCAAGACCTACCTCGTGCCCATCCAGGGGGAGATCGACCCGGCCCTGGCGGTCTTCGTGGACCAGGCCGTCTCCCGGGCGGAGCGGGAAGGGGCGAGCGGGGTGGTCTTCCTCATCGACACCCCAGGAGGCCGGGTGGACGCGGCCATCCGCATCTCCGACCGCATCCTGCAAACCCCCCTCCCCACCCTGGCCGTGGTGCAGAACGCCTTCTCCGCCGGGGCCCTGATCGCCCTTTCCTGCCGCCAGATCGCCATGCTGCCAGGGTCGGAGATCGGGGCCGCCCTGCCCGTGGTGGCCCTGCCCCTGCAGCAGCCCCAGCCCGCCGACCCCAAGGTGATCTCCGCCCTTAAGGGCAAGTTCCGGGCGGTGGCCGAGGCCCGGGGCAGGCCCGCAGAGCTGGCCGAGGCCATGGTGGACCCGGCCATCGAGGTGCCGGGCCTTTCCGCCCGGGGGGAGCCCCTCACCCTCTCCGCCGACCGGGCGGTGGAGCTCAAAGTGGCGGACTTCCGGGCGGGAAGCCTAGCGGAAGCCCTCCGGCAGGCGGGGTTCAGCCTGGAGACGGAGCGCCTCGAGCCCGGACCCCGGGTGCAGCTGGCCCGCTTCCTGACGAGCTCCACCGTGGCCGGGCTCCTCCTGGCCTTGGGGCTCCTCCTCCTCCTCCTGGAGCTCTTCACCCCGGGGTTTGGGGTGGCGGGGGCCCTGGGCCTTGCCTTCTTAGCCCTCTACTTCGCCGGGGGGTGGCTCGCGGGGCTTTCCGGGGCCTTCGAGCTCATCCTTTTCTTCCTGGGGGTGGCCTTCCTCTTGGCGGAAGCCTTCCTCTTCCCCGGCTTCGGCATCGCCGGGGCCCTGGGGGTGGGGGCCATCCTGGCCTCCGTCTACTTCACCTTCGGGGACAACGCCCTCATGGTGATCGCCATCGCGGTGATCGCCTTAGGGCTTGGGCTTTTGCTCATCTTCCGTTTCCTGCCCAAGACCCGGCCCGCCCGGGCCCTGGTCCTGGAAAGCGCCATCGCCGAACACGCCGCCGGGGATGTGGTGGAGATCGGGGCCCTGGGCACGGCCCTCACCGACCTGCGCCCCGGCGGGGTGGCCCGCTTTGGCAACAAGCGGGTGGACGTGGTGGCCAACCGCGGGTTCATCCCCAAGGGCACCGCCATCCGGGTGGTGGACGTGCGGGGGCCCACGGTTATAGTGGAAGCCTTGGAGGAGTAG
- a CDS encoding diacylglycerol kinase family protein: protein MAGLPPRPREDPRPLKGVLRSFAYAWEGVGYAWRVQRNFRLQVYLGLLALGLALWLGVSPLPVLLLIALVLSLELLNTALEALTDLVSPVYHPLAKRAKDTAAAAVLVASLSALLVGLYLFLPPLLARLGLS, encoded by the coding sequence TTGGCAGGGCTTCCACCGCGTCCAAGAGAGGATCCTCGCCCTCTAAAGGGGGTCCTGCGCTCCTTCGCCTACGCCTGGGAGGGGGTGGGCTACGCCTGGCGGGTGCAGCGGAACTTCCGCCTGCAGGTCTACCTGGGCCTCCTGGCCCTGGGGCTGGCCCTGTGGCTTGGGGTGAGCCCCCTTCCCGTCCTCCTCCTCATCGCCCTGGTCCTCTCCCTGGAGCTTCTGAACACCGCCCTGGAGGCCCTCACCGACCTGGTGAGCCCCGTCTATCACCCCCTGGCCAAGCGGGCCAAGGACACCGCGGCCGCCGCCGTGCTGGTGGCGAGCCTTTCGGCCCTCCTGGTGGGACTCTACCTCTTCCTCCCCCCCCTGCTGGCCCGGCTTGGTCTAAGCTAG
- the ybeY gene encoding rRNA maturation RNase YbeY translates to MVAIAVHKRPPRGLVPRLRRALSALMEELGVADKAVTVILTGDRRLRALKRVWWGEDQATDVLAFPQYEPGDPFVPPHLGDIWISLDAAAEQARTRGVTLEEEVLALAAHGLWHLLGHDHEGEGDWQGFHRVQERILAL, encoded by the coding sequence GTGGTAGCCATCGCGGTCCATAAGCGGCCGCCTCGCGGGCTGGTGCCCAGGCTCCGCCGAGCCCTTTCCGCCCTCATGGAGGAGCTTGGGGTGGCGGACAAGGCGGTCACGGTGATCCTCACGGGAGACCGGAGGCTAAGGGCCCTCAAGCGGGTGTGGTGGGGGGAGGACCAGGCCACGGACGTGCTCGCCTTTCCCCAGTACGAGCCCGGGGACCCCTTCGTGCCCCCCCACCTGGGGGACATCTGGATCAGCTTGGACGCCGCCGCGGAGCAGGCGCGGACAAGGGGGGTTACCCTGGAGGAGGAGGTCCTGGCGCTGGCGGCCCACGGGCTTTGGCACCTCCTGGGCCACGACCACGAGGGGGAAGGGGATTGGCAGGGCTTCCACCGCGTCCAAGAGAGGATCCTCGCCCTCTAA
- the polA gene encoding DNA polymerase I, producing the protein MEAMLPLFEPKGRLLLVDGHHLAYRTFFALKSLTTSRGEPVQAVYGFAKSLLKALKEDGDGVIVVFDAKAPSFRHQAYEGYKAGRAPTPEDFPRQLALIKELVDLLGLTRLEVPGFEADDVLATLAKKAEKEGYEVRILTADRDLYQLLSDRISILHPEGYLITPGWLWEKHGLRPEQWVDYRALAGDNSDNIPGVKGIGEKTAARLIREWGSLENLLKHLDQVKPASVREKILSHMEDLELSLELSRVRTDLPLQVDFTRRREPDREGLKAFLERLEFGSLLHEFGLLESPAAAGEAPWPPPEGAFVGYVLSRPEPMWADLLALAGALGGRVFRAEKPLWALKDLKEVRGLVAKDLSVLAGREGLDLAPGDDPMLLAYLLDPSNTTPEGVARRYGGEWTEEAGERALLSERLYAALLERLKGEERLLWLYEEVEKPLSRVLAQMEATGVRLDVAYLKALSLEVEAELKRLEEEVFRLAGHPFNLNSRDQLERVLFDELGLPAIGKTEKTGKRSTSAAVLEALREAHPIVDRILQYRELSKLKGTYIDPLPALVHPRTGRLHTRFNQTATATGRLSSSDPNLQNIPVRTPLGQRIRRAFVAEEGWLLVALDYSQIELRVLAHLSGDENLIRVFREGHDIHTQTASWMFSVPPEAVDPLMRRAAKTINFGVLYGMSAHRLSSELAIPYEEAVAFIERYFQSYPKVRAWIEKTLKEGRERGYVETLFGRRRYVPDLNARVKSIREAAERMAFNMPVQGTAADLMKLAMVRLFPRLQGLGARMLLQVHDELVLEAPKDRAEAVAALAKEVMEGVWPLAVPLEVEVGLGEDWLSAKG; encoded by the coding sequence ATGGAGGCGATGCTGCCCCTCTTCGAACCCAAAGGCCGCCTCCTCCTGGTGGACGGCCACCACCTGGCCTACCGCACCTTTTTTGCCCTGAAGAGCCTCACCACCAGCCGCGGGGAGCCCGTGCAGGCGGTCTACGGCTTCGCTAAGAGCCTCCTCAAGGCCCTGAAGGAGGACGGGGACGGGGTGATCGTGGTCTTCGATGCCAAGGCCCCTTCCTTCCGCCACCAGGCCTACGAGGGCTACAAGGCGGGCCGGGCCCCCACGCCGGAGGATTTCCCCCGGCAGCTGGCCCTCATCAAGGAGCTCGTGGACCTTCTGGGCCTCACCCGTTTGGAGGTTCCCGGCTTCGAGGCAGACGACGTCCTGGCTACCCTGGCCAAGAAGGCGGAAAAGGAAGGCTACGAGGTACGCATCCTCACCGCGGACCGGGACCTGTACCAGCTCCTTTCGGACCGGATCTCCATCCTGCACCCCGAGGGGTACCTGATCACCCCGGGGTGGCTTTGGGAGAAGCACGGCCTGCGTCCCGAGCAGTGGGTGGACTACCGGGCCCTGGCTGGGGACAACTCCGACAACATCCCCGGGGTGAAGGGCATCGGGGAGAAGACGGCGGCCAGGCTCATCCGGGAGTGGGGGAGCCTGGAAAACCTTCTCAAGCACCTGGACCAGGTGAAACCCGCTTCCGTGCGGGAGAAGATCCTCAGCCATATGGAGGACCTCGAGCTGTCCCTGGAGCTTTCCCGGGTGCGCACGGACCTGCCCCTTCAGGTGGACTTCACTCGGCGCCGAGAGCCGGACCGGGAGGGGCTCAAGGCCTTTTTGGAAAGGCTGGAGTTTGGGAGCCTCCTCCACGAGTTCGGCCTCCTGGAAAGCCCGGCGGCGGCGGGGGAGGCCCCCTGGCCGCCCCCCGAAGGGGCGTTCGTGGGCTATGTCCTCTCCCGCCCCGAGCCCATGTGGGCTGACCTTCTGGCCCTGGCCGGGGCTCTGGGAGGGCGCGTGTTTCGGGCGGAAAAGCCCCTTTGGGCCCTGAAGGACCTGAAGGAGGTCCGGGGGCTGGTCGCCAAGGACCTTTCCGTCTTGGCCGGGCGGGAGGGGCTGGACCTGGCCCCCGGGGACGACCCCATGCTCCTCGCCTACCTTCTGGACCCCTCCAACACCACCCCTGAGGGGGTGGCCCGCCGCTACGGGGGGGAGTGGACCGAGGAAGCGGGGGAAAGGGCGTTGCTTTCCGAAAGGCTTTACGCCGCCCTCCTGGAGCGGCTTAAGGGGGAGGAGCGGCTTCTTTGGCTTTATGAGGAGGTGGAAAAACCCCTCTCGCGGGTTCTGGCCCAGATGGAGGCCACCGGGGTCCGGCTGGACGTGGCCTACCTGAAGGCCCTCTCCCTGGAGGTAGAGGCGGAGCTTAAGCGCCTCGAGGAGGAGGTCTTCCGCTTGGCGGGCCACCCTTTCAACCTGAACTCCCGGGACCAGCTGGAGCGGGTGCTCTTTGACGAGCTTGGGCTTCCCGCCATCGGCAAGACGGAGAAGACGGGCAAGCGCTCCACCAGCGCCGCCGTTTTGGAGGCCCTCAGGGAGGCCCACCCCATCGTGGACCGCATCCTGCAGTACCGGGAGCTATCCAAGCTCAAGGGCACCTACATCGACCCTCTCCCCGCCCTGGTCCACCCCAGGACGGGCCGCCTCCACACCCGCTTCAACCAGACGGCCACGGCCACGGGGAGGCTTTCCAGCTCCGACCCCAACCTGCAAAACATCCCCGTGCGTACCCCCTTGGGCCAGCGGATCCGCCGGGCCTTCGTGGCGGAGGAGGGCTGGCTCCTGGTGGCCCTGGACTATAGCCAAATCGAGCTCCGGGTTCTGGCCCACCTCTCCGGGGACGAGAACCTCATCCGGGTCTTCCGGGAGGGGCACGACATCCACACCCAGACCGCGAGCTGGATGTTTTCCGTGCCCCCTGAGGCCGTGGACCCCCTGATGCGCCGGGCGGCCAAGACCATCAACTTCGGGGTGCTTTACGGCATGTCCGCCCACCGGCTTTCCTCGGAGCTCGCCATCCCCTACGAGGAGGCGGTGGCCTTCATCGAGCGCTACTTCCAGAGCTACCCCAAGGTGCGGGCCTGGATCGAGAAGACCCTAAAGGAGGGGCGGGAGCGGGGCTATGTGGAAACCCTCTTTGGCCGCAGGCGGTACGTGCCCGACCTCAACGCCCGGGTGAAGAGCATCCGGGAGGCGGCGGAGCGCATGGCCTTCAACATGCCGGTGCAGGGCACCGCCGCGGATTTGATGAAACTGGCCATGGTGCGGCTCTTCCCCAGGCTTCAGGGGCTGGGGGCCCGGATGCTTCTGCAGGTGCACGACGAGCTGGTCCTCGAGGCCCCCAAGGACCGGGCGGAGGCGGTGGCCGCCCTGGCCAAGGAGGTGATGGAAGGGGTCTGGCCCCTGGCCGTGCCCCTGGAGGTGGAGGTGGGCCTGGGGGAGGACTGGCTTTCCGCCAAGGGCTGA
- a CDS encoding GreA/GreB family elongation factor: MAREVKLTKAGYERLMRQLEQERERLQQATQILQELMESSDDYDDSGLEAAKQEKARIEARIDSLEDVLSRAVILEEATTEVISLGSIVELEDPVTGERLQVQVVSPAEASVLEVPMKISDASPMGKALLGHRVGDVLSLETPKGKKEFRVVAVHA, from the coding sequence ATGGCGCGCGAGGTGAAGCTAACCAAGGCCGGCTACGAGCGGCTCATGCGGCAGCTGGAACAGGAGCGGGAACGCCTGCAGCAGGCCACCCAGATCCTGCAGGAGCTGATGGAGTCCTCCGACGACTACGACGACTCGGGCCTGGAGGCGGCCAAGCAGGAGAAGGCCCGCATCGAGGCGCGCATCGACAGCCTGGAGGACGTCCTCTCCCGGGCGGTGATCTTGGAGGAGGCCACCACCGAGGTCATCAGCCTGGGCTCCATCGTGGAGCTGGAGGACCCTGTGACCGGGGAACGCCTCCAGGTGCAGGTGGTCTCCCCCGCCGAGGCCAGCGTCCTGGAGGTACCCATGAAGATCTCCGACGCCTCCCCCATGGGCAAGGCCCTCCTGGGCCACCGGGTGGGGGATGTCCTCAGCCTGGAAACCCCCAAGGGGAAGAAGGAGTTCCGGGTGGTGGCGGTCCACGCCTAG
- the aroE gene encoding shikimate dehydrogenase, giving the protein MLRLAVLGYPVTHSLSPAMHRFALERLGLRGSYEALETPLGALAERLSVVRWGYRGVNLTLPLKEAALSLLDWVSPEAQGIGAVNTVLAVEGRLFGFNTDAPGFLEALKAGGIPLEGPALVLGAGGAGRAVAWALKGAGVEVWVWNRTPGRAEALAEELGLKAVPLERAKVARLLVNATSVGLKDPSATPLPPDLLPEEGAAIDLVYRPLWTRFLREAQARGLVVQTGLPMLAWQGALAFRIWTGLLPDPRGMEEAARQALEEG; this is encoded by the coding sequence GTGCTGCGGCTTGCCGTCTTGGGCTACCCGGTAACCCATTCCCTCTCCCCCGCCATGCACCGCTTCGCCCTGGAGCGCCTGGGCCTCCGGGGCAGCTACGAGGCCCTGGAAACCCCCCTGGGGGCCCTGGCGGAGCGCCTATCGGTGGTGCGCTGGGGGTACCGGGGGGTGAACCTTACCCTGCCCCTGAAGGAAGCCGCCCTCTCCCTCCTGGACTGGGTCTCCCCGGAAGCCCAAGGCATAGGGGCGGTGAACACCGTGCTCGCCGTGGAGGGAAGGCTCTTCGGGTTCAACACCGACGCCCCGGGGTTCCTCGAGGCCCTCAAGGCGGGGGGCATCCCCCTCGAGGGCCCCGCCCTGGTCCTGGGGGCGGGGGGGGCGGGGCGGGCGGTGGCCTGGGCCCTGAAGGGGGCGGGGGTGGAGGTCTGGGTGTGGAACCGCACCCCCGGGCGAGCGGAAGCCCTGGCGGAGGAGCTGGGCCTAAAGGCCGTGCCCCTGGAGCGGGCAAAGGTGGCCCGGCTCCTGGTGAACGCCACCAGCGTGGGGTTGAAGGACCCAAGCGCCACCCCCTTGCCCCCAGACCTCCTCCCGGAGGAGGGGGCGGCCATCGACCTGGTCTACCGCCCCCTCTGGACCCGGTTTCTGCGGGAGGCCCAGGCCCGGGGGCTCGTGGTGCAGACCGGGCTTCCCATGCTGGCCTGGCAGGGGGCCCTGGCCTTCCGCATCTGGACGGGCCTCCTGCCCGACCCTAGGGGCATGGAGGAGGCGGCTCGCCAGGCCCTGGAGGAGGGGTGA
- the floA gene encoding flotillin-like protein FloA (flotillin-like protein involved in membrane lipid rafts), whose protein sequence is MEGLGVLFLAFVILILVFLFFSFIPVGLWISAWAAGVRVPLITLVAMRLRRVPPAKIIYPLIKATKAGLDVRLDRLEAHYLAGGNVDRVVDALIAADKAGIRLTFDRAAAIDLAGRDVLEAVRVSVNPKVIQTPMVAAVAKDGIQLLATARVTVRANIDRLVGGAGEETIIARVGEGIVTTIGSARSHKEVLENPDSISKTVLEKGLDAGTAFEILSVDIADVDVGKNIGAQLQIDQAEADKKIAQAKAEERRAMAVAAEQENRALVEAMRAKLVEAQAQVPLALAEALKSGNLGVMDYYRLKNIEADTEMRDSISRAAKSGSEE, encoded by the coding sequence ATGGAAGGACTCGGTGTGCTCTTTTTGGCCTTCGTCATCCTGATCCTCGTCTTCCTCTTTTTCAGCTTCATCCCGGTGGGCCTCTGGATCTCCGCCTGGGCGGCGGGGGTTCGGGTGCCCCTCATCACCCTGGTGGCCATGCGCCTGAGGCGGGTGCCCCCGGCCAAGATCATCTACCCCCTCATCAAGGCCACCAAGGCCGGGCTGGACGTCCGGCTGGACCGCCTCGAGGCCCACTACCTGGCCGGGGGCAACGTGGACCGGGTGGTGGACGCCCTCATCGCCGCGGACAAGGCGGGGATCAGGCTCACCTTTGACCGGGCGGCGGCCATCGACCTGGCGGGCCGGGACGTGCTGGAGGCGGTGCGGGTTTCCGTAAACCCCAAGGTCATCCAGACCCCCATGGTGGCCGCGGTGGCCAAGGACGGGATCCAGCTCCTGGCCACCGCCCGGGTGACGGTCCGGGCCAACATCGACCGCCTGGTGGGCGGGGCCGGGGAGGAGACCATCATCGCCCGGGTGGGAGAGGGCATCGTGACCACCATCGGCTCCGCCCGCTCCCACAAGGAGGTCCTGGAGAACCCCGACAGCATCTCCAAAACCGTGCTGGAGAAGGGCCTGGACGCGGGCACCGCCTTCGAGATCCTCTCCGTGGACATCGCCGACGTGGATGTGGGCAAGAACATCGGGGCCCAGCTGCAGATCGACCAGGCGGAGGCCGACAAGAAGATCGCCCAGGCCAAGGCCGAGGAGCGCCGGGCCATGGCCGTGGCCGCGGAGCAGGAGAACCGGGCCCTGGTGGAGGCCATGCGGGCCAAGCTGGTGGAGGCCCAGGCCCAGGTGCCCCTGGCCCTGGCCGAGGCCCTGAAGAGCGGCAACCTGGGGGTCATGGACTACTACCGCCTCAAGAACATCGAGGCCGACACGGAGATGCGGGACTCCATCAGCCGGGCGGCTAAGTCCGGGAGTGAGGAATGA